A window of Conger conger chromosome 13, fConCon1.1, whole genome shotgun sequence contains these coding sequences:
- the LOC133107506 gene encoding extracellular calcium-sensing receptor-like, with translation MLGAILPVFSKEESHNISFQKEPRGGNCSRFDMRAYRWAQVVMFTIKEINKDQNLLPNITLGYAIFDSCGSPTNILRAALTLVSGQEETKSAAECRPPISAVIAASGSSRSVIAAGTLGPFGVPMVSYFSTCACLSNKIKYPTFFRTIPSDYHQAKALAFLVKRFGWSWIGAIQADNDYGRNGVLSFTEEVKKFGVCIAFIKTVSRNYPRSKTLEVVEAIKQSTVRVILAFVPEGDLYPLMQEVVMQNISGIQWIASEAWITAAKASTIANFHSYGGAIGFATRKMAMPKLKDFLVNINPLAVQGDSFVRDFWETIVSDHLKRVNFVNSYGEAVFFDENGDPPASYEIINWQLRDREIPKAVCSEMCLSGSRKAQIKGKPTCCFDCIPCADGTIANTTGATDCIPCPLEYWSNKAKDQCIPKDVEFLSYHDGMGIALTVVSLSGVCLAFTTIVVFFNFKNTPIVKANNSELSFLLLFSLLLCFLCPLTFIGEPTVWSCMLRHTVFGITFALCISCVLGKTIVVVTAFRATLPNNNMARKFGPMQQRIIVCSCTTVQIFICLFWLTLNPPFPDRTFKQSDKTIVLECNTGSETAFYAVLGYIGILSAVCLLLAFLARKLPDNFNEAKFISFSMLIFCAVWLTFIPAYVSSPGKYTVAVEIFAILSSAFGLLFCIFAPKCYIILIKPKRNTRNNVMGKLGGRSVSDYAIDFQTLVTSCGWESKALYDTFLNGLAEWIKDELLTRELPEELEGLIALAIRVDSRLSDHWRFQASGPHCSSGDASTAAKPGTAHSSVSRNVPEKIPNLEKVPSEYLDLKEVFCKS, from the exons ATGCTTGGAGCAATTCTTCCTGTGTTCAGCAAAGAAGAAAGTCACAATATCTCATTTCAAAAAGAACCACGTGGAGGGAACTGTAGCAG ATTTGACATGAGAGCCTATCGTTGGGCACAGGTGGTAATGTTTACAATCAAAGAAATCAATAAGGACCAGAACTTGCTCCCAAACATCACCTTGGGATATGCAATTTTTGACTCATGTGGCTCCCCAACAAACATCTTACGAGCTGCTCTCACTCTGGTGAGTGGACAAGAGGAGACAAAATCAGCAGCTGAATGCCGTCCTCCCATATCTGCAGTTATTGCAGCATCAGGATCATCTCGATCTGTCATAGCTGCAGGAACACTTGGACCATTCGGTGTACCAATG GTCAGTTACTTCTCAACATGTGCTTGTCTAAGCAACAAAATTAAGTATCCTACATTTTTCCGCACAATTCCAAGTGACTACCATCAAGCCAAAGCTTTAGCCTTTCTTGTGAAACGCTTTGGATGGTCATGGATCGGGGCTATTCAAGCAGACAATGATTATGGACGAAATGGGGTCCTGTCATTCACAGAGGAAGTAAAAAAGTTTGGAGTTTGCATCGCATTCATCAAAACAGTTTCAAGAAACTATCCAAGAAGTAAAACACTGGAAGTAGTTGAGGCAATTAAACAGTCAACAGTGAGAGTGATTCTTGCATTTGTTCCAGAAGGTGACCTGTATCCTCTGATGCAAGAAGTGgtaatgcaaaacatttcaggTATCCAGTGGATAGCAAGTGAAGCATGGATAACTGCAGCAAAAGCATCTACCATTGCGAATTTTCACTCTTATGGGGGTGCAATTGGATTCGCAACCCGCAAAATGGCAATGCCTAAACTAAAAGACTTCCTTGTGAACATAAATCCCTTAGCTGTTCAAGGGGATTCTTTCGTGAGGGATTTCTGGGAAACCATT GTCAGTGATCACCTAAAGAGAGTCAATTTTGTAAACAGCTATGGGGAGGCTGTATTCTTTGATGAAAATGGAGACCCTCCTGCTTCATATGAAATCATCAACTGGCAGCTGAGAGATAGGGAA ATTCCTAAAGCGGTATGCTCAGAAATGTGCCTCTCAGGCTCCAGAAAAGCACAAATTAAAGGAAAGCCCACCTGCTGCTTCGACTGCATTCCATGTGCAGATGGAACAATAGCCAACACAACAG GTGCAACTGACTGCATCCCATGTCCACTGGAGTACTggtcaaacaaagcaaaagacCAGTGTATACCTAAAGATGTAGAGTTTCTGTCTTATCATGATGGCATGGGAATAGCACTTACAGTTGTATCTCTGTCTGGGGTATGCTTGGCATTTACAACTATAGTGGTCTTCTTTAACTTTAAAAATACACCCATCGTAAAGGCTAACAACTCTGAGCTGAGTTTCCTGTTGCTGTTCTCTCTACTGCTGTGCTTCCTGTGCCCACTCACCTTCATCGGGGAACCCACAGTCTGGTCTTGTATGCTGCGTCACACAGTCTTCGGCATCACGTTTGCACTCTGCATCTCCTGTGTACTGGGAAAAACAATTGTGGTGGTCACTGCCTTCAGAGCGACACTTCCCAACAATAACATGGCCAGGAAGTTCGGCCCAATGCAGCAGCGGATCATAGTTTGCTCATGCACCACTGTGCAAATCTTcatctgtctgttctggctcacTCTCAATCCCCCTTTCCCAGACAGAACATTTAAGCAGAGTGACAAAACAATTGTCCTAGAATGCAACACAGGATCAGAAACTGCATTCTACGCAGTCCTTGGATACATAGGTATTCTCTCAGCAGTTTGCTTATTGTTGGCGTTTTTAGCGAGGAAATTGCCAGACAATTTCAATGAGGCAAAGTTTATTAGTTTCAGCATGCTCATTTTCTGTGCTGTATGGCTAACATTCATACCAGCATATGTCAGTTCACCGGGAAAATACACTGTTGCAGTTGAGATATTTGCTATTCTTTCCTCAGCATTTGGCTTACTGTTTTGCATATTTGCTCCAAAATGCtatataattttaataaaaCCAAAAAGGAATACAAGGAATAATGTCATGGGGAAATTA GGGGGACGCAGTGTGTCAGACTACGCCATTGATTTCCAGACACTGGTGACATCTTGTGGCTGGGAGAGTAAGGCACTGTATGACACATTCCTCAATGGCCTGGCGGAATGGATAAAAGATGAGCTGCTGACCCGGGAGCTGCCTGAAGAATTAGAGGGGCTTATCGCCCTGGCCATCCGGGTGGACTCCCGCCTGAGTGACCATTGGCGCTTTCAAGCCTCCGGTCCTCACTGTTCGTCCGGCGATGCCTCTACTGCAGCCAAGCCGGGCACG GCCCACTCTTCTGTCTCGAGAAATGTTCCTGAGAAAATACCGAACCTGGAGAAGGTTCCTTCCGAGTACCTGGACCTCAAGGAGGTCTTCTGTAAATCCTGA